In a single window of the Streptomyces cinnabarinus genome:
- the serC gene encoding phosphoserine transaminase — MAEIQIPADIKPADGRFGAGPSKVRTEALDALAATGTSLLGTSHRQAPVKNLVGQVREGISELFSLPEGYEVVLGNGGSTAFWDVATHGLIENKSQHLNFGEFSSKFAKAAKLAPWLAEPTVIASDPGTHPEARAEAGVDVYAFTHNETSTGVAMPIERVAGADEGSLVLVDATSGAGGLPVDIAETDVYYFAPQKSFASEGGLWIGVFSPAAIERAERVHASGRHVPEFFSLPTAIDNSRKNQTYNTPALATLFLLNQQLEWINGQGGLAWSTARTKDSSTRLYGWAEESKYATPFVTDAAKRSQVIGTIDFSDEIDAAAVAKALRANGIVDTEPYRKLGRNQLRVAMFPAIDPADVEALTKCVDYVIEKL; from the coding sequence GTGGCTGAGATCCAGATTCCCGCTGACATCAAGCCCGCCGACGGTCGTTTCGGCGCGGGCCCCTCCAAGGTGCGGACGGAAGCGCTGGACGCGCTGGCCGCGACCGGTACGTCTCTGCTCGGTACCTCCCACCGCCAGGCACCGGTGAAGAACCTGGTCGGCCAGGTGCGTGAGGGCATCTCCGAGCTGTTCTCCCTGCCCGAGGGCTACGAGGTCGTCCTCGGCAACGGCGGCTCCACCGCGTTCTGGGACGTCGCGACGCACGGCCTGATCGAGAACAAGTCGCAGCACCTGAACTTCGGTGAGTTCAGCTCGAAGTTCGCCAAGGCCGCCAAGCTCGCTCCCTGGCTCGCCGAGCCGACGGTCATCGCGAGCGACCCGGGCACCCACCCCGAGGCGCGGGCCGAGGCGGGCGTGGACGTCTACGCGTTCACCCACAACGAGACCTCCACCGGTGTCGCGATGCCCATCGAGCGCGTGGCCGGTGCCGACGAGGGCTCCCTGGTCCTGGTCGACGCCACCTCCGGCGCCGGCGGTCTGCCCGTGGACATCGCCGAGACGGACGTCTACTACTTCGCCCCGCAGAAGTCCTTCGCCTCCGAAGGCGGTCTGTGGATCGGCGTCTTCTCCCCGGCCGCCATCGAGCGGGCCGAGCGGGTGCACGCCTCCGGCCGCCATGTCCCGGAGTTCTTCAGCCTGCCGACGGCGATCGACAACTCCCGCAAGAACCAGACGTACAACACCCCGGCCCTCGCCACCCTCTTCCTGCTCAACCAGCAGCTGGAGTGGATCAACGGCCAGGGCGGGCTCGCCTGGTCCACGGCCCGGACGAAGGACTCCTCGACGCGGCTGTACGGCTGGGCGGAGGAGTCGAAGTACGCGACGCCGTTCGTGACCGACGCGGCCAAGCGCTCGCAGGTCATCGGCACGATCGACTTCTCGGACGAGATCGACGCGGCCGCCGTCGCCAAGGCGCTGCGCGCCAACGGCATCGTCGACACCGAGCCCTACCGCAAGCTCGGCCGCAACCAGCTGCGCGTCGCGATGTTCCCGGCGATCGACCCGGCGGACGTCGAGGCGCTGACGAAGTGCGTCGACTACGTGATCGAGAAGCTGTAG
- a CDS encoding ATP-binding cassette domain-containing protein, giving the protein MSDGYAVRAEALEKRYGDKRALDGFDLVVREGTVHGLLGPNGAGKTTAVRILSTLLRLDGGHATVAGLDVARQPREVRARIGLTGQYAAVDEVLTGRQNLEMFGRLFHLGGRRAKSRATELLEQFDLTDAAEKGVGKYSGGMRRRLDLAASMILAPSVLFLDEPTTGLDPRSRGEVWESVRALVASGTTVLLTTQYLEEADKLASRITVIDQGRSIADDTPDGLKNRVGGDRVEVVVAERSDIARAVKVVARVSDGEPEADEAELRVHAPVTDRVGALTEVARTLQDEGVPVEDIGLRRPSLDDVFLRLTGHRTEKETAA; this is encoded by the coding sequence ATGAGCGACGGATACGCCGTACGGGCCGAGGCCCTGGAGAAGCGCTACGGCGACAAGCGCGCCCTCGACGGCTTCGACCTGGTCGTCCGCGAGGGCACCGTGCACGGACTGCTCGGCCCGAACGGCGCGGGCAAGACCACCGCCGTGCGCATCCTGTCCACACTGCTGAGGCTGGACGGCGGACACGCCACCGTGGCCGGGCTCGACGTCGCCCGGCAGCCCCGGGAGGTCCGGGCCCGGATCGGGCTCACCGGGCAGTACGCCGCCGTGGACGAGGTGCTCACCGGGCGGCAGAACCTGGAGATGTTCGGCCGGCTGTTCCACCTCGGCGGCCGGCGCGCCAAGTCCCGCGCCACCGAGCTGCTGGAGCAGTTCGACCTCACCGACGCCGCCGAGAAGGGCGTGGGCAAGTACAGCGGCGGTATGCGCCGCCGTCTGGACCTCGCCGCGTCGATGATCCTCGCCCCGTCCGTCCTCTTCCTCGACGAGCCGACGACCGGGCTCGACCCCCGCAGCCGGGGCGAGGTCTGGGAATCGGTGCGGGCGTTGGTGGCGAGCGGCACCACCGTATTGCTGACCACGCAGTATCTGGAGGAGGCTGACAAGCTGGCCTCGCGCATCACCGTCATCGACCAGGGGCGGTCCATCGCCGACGACACCCCGGACGGGCTGAAGAACCGCGTCGGCGGCGACCGCGTCGAGGTCGTCGTCGCCGAGCGGTCCGACATCGCCCGGGCGGTCAAGGTCGTCGCCCGCGTCTCCGACGGTGAACCCGAGGCGGACGAGGCCGAGTTGCGGGTGCACGCCCCCGTCACCGACCGGGTCGGCGCGCTCACCGAGGTGGCGCGCACCCTCCAGGACGAGGGCGTCCCGGTGGAGGACATCGGACTGCGCAGGCCGAGCCTCGACGACGTCTTCCTGCGCCTGACCGGACACCGCACCGAGAAGGAGACGGCGGCATGA
- a CDS encoding FAD-binding and (Fe-S)-binding domain-containing protein: MTDLEADLRKAVRGEVGFDVTARALTTMDASNYRRVPLGVVAPRDADDVAAVLDVCRSHGVPVVPRGGGTSIAGQATGTGVVLDFTRHLNRLLSLDPETRTAVVQPGLVLDRLQEAAAPHGLRFGPDPSTHSRCTLGGMIGNNSCGSHSVAWGTTADSVRELDVVTARGERLRLGRGWAGAPEGLRALVEGDLALLRTGFPELPRRISGYALDALLPENDVQVARSFCGSEGTLGVLTEAVVDLVAAPRARALAVLGYADEGAAAEAAAGLLPYGPLTVEGMAADLVPSPVALPRGGAWLFVETGGESAAEARARAEEIVRAADVVDARIVTDPAGQRALWRIREDASGTATRMPDGSEAWPGWEDCAVPPARLGPYLRDFRALLTAHGLRGTPYGHFGDGCIHVRIDFDLLTSAGVGRFRSFSEELADLVVAHGGSLSGEHGDGQARAELLPRMYGSELVGLFERAKAVWDPDDLLNPGMLVRPAPLDANLRFSVLPREPVDVAFGYPADGGDFSAAVRRCVGVAKCRTTSATGPAVMCPSFRATGEEEHSTRGRARLLHEMLAGEVVTDGWRSPEVRDALDLCLSCKGCRSDCPVGVDMATYKAEFLHHHYAGRRRPAAHYAMGWLPVWLRWVSRTRAAGLVNSLASVGVLASLGKRLGGIAAERGIPRVAGETFSRWWRRRGARPAADGPLVVLWPDTFTEHLSPSVGRAAVRVLEAAGLQVTLPPTLRLRGRPVGDGRTRSAASLLLAGRGRVCCGLTYISTGQLDRARTVLRRTLDLLEPVLATDAYVTVLEPSCAAALRADLPELLHDDPRAAALAARVLTFAETLERLAPEWNPPVVDRPITGQTHCHQHAVLGDAADRRLRQATLLSGEPSGGCCGLAGNFGFEKGHFEVSKACAEEQLLPAVRAAGEDAVVLADGFSCRTQLEQLAGVRGRHAAEVLADELRGDGGDG; this comes from the coding sequence ATGACGGATCTAGAGGCTGATCTGCGCAAGGCCGTCCGGGGCGAGGTCGGTTTCGATGTCACCGCCCGGGCGCTGACCACCATGGACGCCTCCAACTATCGGCGTGTCCCGCTCGGCGTGGTCGCGCCGAGGGACGCCGATGACGTGGCCGCGGTGCTAGACGTCTGCCGTAGCCATGGCGTGCCGGTCGTCCCGCGCGGGGGCGGTACCTCCATCGCCGGACAGGCCACCGGAACGGGTGTCGTCCTGGACTTCACCCGGCACCTGAACCGTCTGCTCTCCCTCGACCCGGAGACCCGAACGGCCGTCGTCCAGCCGGGGCTCGTGCTGGACCGCCTCCAGGAGGCCGCCGCCCCGCACGGACTCCGCTTCGGCCCCGACCCCTCCACCCACAGCCGCTGCACGCTCGGCGGGATGATCGGCAACAACTCCTGCGGCTCGCACTCGGTGGCCTGGGGGACGACCGCGGACAGCGTGCGCGAGCTGGACGTCGTCACCGCGCGGGGAGAGCGGCTGCGGCTGGGAAGGGGCTGGGCCGGGGCGCCGGAGGGGCTGCGGGCGCTGGTGGAGGGGGACCTCGCGCTGCTGCGGACCGGATTTCCCGAGCTGCCCCGCCGTATCTCCGGATACGCGCTGGACGCGCTGCTGCCCGAGAACGACGTGCAGGTGGCCCGCTCCTTCTGCGGCTCCGAGGGCACGCTCGGGGTGCTGACCGAGGCGGTCGTGGACCTGGTGGCGGCACCACGCGCGCGTGCCCTCGCGGTGCTGGGGTACGCCGACGAGGGCGCGGCAGCCGAAGCCGCGGCTGGGCTGCTGCCGTACGGCCCGCTCACGGTGGAGGGCATGGCCGCCGACCTGGTGCCCTCGCCGGTGGCACTGCCCAGGGGCGGTGCCTGGCTGTTCGTGGAGACGGGCGGGGAGTCGGCCGCGGAGGCACGCGCGCGTGCGGAGGAGATCGTGCGGGCCGCCGACGTCGTGGACGCCCGGATCGTCACCGACCCCGCCGGACAGCGCGCCCTGTGGCGGATCCGCGAGGACGCCAGCGGTACGGCGACCCGGATGCCGGACGGCAGCGAGGCCTGGCCCGGCTGGGAGGACTGCGCGGTGCCGCCCGCCCGACTCGGCCCGTACCTACGGGACTTCCGCGCCCTGCTGACCGCACACGGCCTGCGCGGCACGCCGTACGGCCACTTCGGGGACGGCTGCATCCACGTCCGGATCGACTTCGATCTGCTCACGTCGGCGGGCGTCGGCCGCTTCCGCAGCTTCTCCGAGGAGCTGGCGGATCTGGTGGTGGCCCACGGCGGCTCGCTCTCCGGAGAACACGGGGACGGACAGGCGCGGGCGGAGCTGCTCCCGAGGATGTACGGCTCGGAGCTGGTGGGCCTGTTCGAGCGGGCCAAGGCGGTATGGGACCCGGACGACCTGCTGAACCCGGGCATGCTGGTCCGCCCGGCCCCCCTCGACGCGAACCTCCGCTTCTCGGTCCTCCCCCGGGAACCGGTCGACGTGGCCTTCGGTTACCCCGCGGACGGCGGCGACTTCTCCGCGGCCGTCCGCCGCTGCGTAGGCGTAGCCAAATGCCGTACGACATCTGCGACCGGCCCCGCCGTCATGTGCCCCTCCTTCCGCGCGACGGGCGAGGAGGAGCACTCCACGCGCGGGCGCGCGCGCCTGCTGCACGAGATGCTCGCGGGCGAGGTGGTGACCGACGGCTGGCGCTCCCCGGAGGTCCGCGACGCTCTCGACCTGTGCCTGTCCTGCAAGGGCTGCCGCTCGGACTGCCCGGTCGGCGTCGACATGGCCACGTACAAGGCGGAGTTCCTGCACCACCACTACGCCGGGCGCCGCCGCCCGGCCGCCCACTATGCGATGGGGTGGCTGCCGGTGTGGCTGCGGTGGGTCTCGCGGACGAGGGCGGCGGGGCTGGTCAACTCCCTGGCCTCTGTGGGCGTATTGGCGTCCCTGGGCAAGCGGTTGGGCGGGATCGCGGCGGAGCGGGGGATTCCGCGGGTGGCGGGGGAGACGTTCAGCCGATGGTGGCGGCGTCGGGGCGCGCGGCCTGCTGCTGACGGCCCTCTGGTGGTGCTGTGGCCGGACACCTTCACCGAGCATCTCTCGCCCTCCGTCGGCCGGGCGGCGGTACGGGTGCTGGAGGCGGCGGGGTTGCAGGTGACGCTGCCGCCGACGCTGCGGTTGCGGGGGCGGCCGGTGGGGGACGGCCGTACGCGATCGGCGGCCTCGCTTCTGCTCGCCGGCCGGGGCAGGGTGTGCTGCGGTCTGACGTACATCTCCACGGGCCAGTTGGACCGCGCCCGCACGGTCCTGCGCCGGACGCTGGACCTTCTGGAGCCGGTACTGGCCACGGACGCGTATGTGACGGTCCTGGAGCCGAGTTGCGCGGCTGCCCTGCGCGCGGACCTTCCGGAGCTGCTGCACGACGACCCTCGCGCGGCTGCTCTGGCGGCTCGGGTCCTGACCTTCGCGGAGACGCTGGAACGCCTGGCCCCGGAGTGGAATCCACCGGTCGTGGACCGCCCGATCACCGGCCAGACCCACTGCCACCAGCACGCGGTCCTGGGCGACGCCGCCGACCGCCGACTGCGTCAAGCCACTCTGCTCTCCGGCGAACCGAGCGGCGGGTGTTGCGGTCTCGCCGGTAACTTCGGCTTCGAGAAAGGGCACTTCGAGGTGTCGAAAGCGTGCGCGGAGGAGCAGTTGCTGCCCGCGGTGCGGGCGGCGGGCGAGGACGCGGTGGTCCTGGCGGACGGGTTCTCGTGCCGGACCCAGCTGGAGCAGCTGGCGGGGGTGCGGGGGCGCCATGCGGCGGAGGTGTTGGCGGATGAGCTGCGAGGAGATGGAGGAGATGGCTGA
- a CDS encoding ABC transporter permease, with amino-acid sequence MSTVEFDAGHSRAYWALADVWNIVRRGLTHYQRQPVNIAWQLGFPILSVLLYGYVFGSAMTVPGGGDYKDFLMPGMFVMTMAFGFINTATLVVYDSTKGVIDRFRSMPMASSAVVAGRGVTDLLAACAELAIMMLTAIAMGWRPDGGLGFLAAFGLLLWLRFALIWLGVWLGLLVPNPEAAGGLFAVAFPLTMISSIFVAPQLMPDWLGWVAAWNPISSTAAATRDLFGTPVGGGDSWVENHALLMAGVWPVVLTAIFLPLAVRRFQKLSR; translated from the coding sequence ATGAGCACGGTGGAATTCGACGCGGGGCACAGCCGGGCGTACTGGGCGCTCGCCGATGTCTGGAACATCGTCCGCCGCGGCCTCACCCACTACCAGCGCCAACCGGTCAACATCGCCTGGCAGTTGGGCTTCCCCATCCTGTCCGTCCTGCTCTACGGCTATGTCTTCGGCAGCGCGATGACGGTGCCGGGCGGCGGGGACTACAAGGACTTCCTGATGCCGGGCATGTTCGTGATGACCATGGCCTTCGGCTTCATCAACACCGCGACCCTGGTCGTCTACGACTCCACCAAGGGCGTCATCGACCGGTTCCGCTCGATGCCGATGGCCTCCTCCGCGGTGGTCGCCGGACGCGGGGTGACCGATCTCCTCGCCGCCTGCGCCGAGTTGGCGATCATGATGCTCACCGCGATCGCCATGGGCTGGCGTCCGGACGGCGGCCTCGGTTTCCTGGCCGCGTTCGGGCTGCTGCTGTGGCTGCGGTTCGCGCTGATCTGGCTCGGGGTGTGGCTCGGCCTTCTCGTGCCCAACCCGGAGGCGGCGGGCGGTCTGTTCGCGGTCGCGTTCCCGCTGACGATGATCTCCAGCATCTTCGTCGCGCCGCAGCTGATGCCCGACTGGCTGGGCTGGGTCGCGGCCTGGAACCCGATCTCCTCCACCGCCGCGGCCACCCGCGACCTGTTCGGCACCCCGGTCGGCGGCGGCGACTCCTGGGTCGAGAACCACGCCCTGCTGATGGCGGGCGTCTGGCCGGTCGTCCTGACCGCGATCTTCCTGCCGCTGGCGGTACGGAGGTTCCAGAAGCTCAGCCGGTGA
- a CDS encoding TetR/AcrR family transcriptional regulator gives MTSGKDGTETSGSGDIARTMELLWDTGRRPSRGPKPTLSLDRIVEAAVRVADSEGLEALSMRRVAAELGTGTMSLYRYVPGKGELLDLMLDRVQRPSENPGDFGDGTWRSTLEALARATLALYRGHPWLLHVNQSRPLLGPSALDGMEKILARIKPMGLSDPETVSAVIMIDGYVVGAARTQLYQQEAERRTGLTDTEFWQAQTPMLEKVMTPERFPLLSALHEDTWGPGFDHFEFGLQRILDGLEVLVAQRRAQED, from the coding sequence ATGACGAGCGGCAAGGACGGTACGGAGACCAGTGGCAGCGGGGACATCGCCCGCACCATGGAGCTGCTGTGGGACACCGGTCGGCGCCCCAGCCGCGGCCCCAAGCCGACCCTGAGCCTCGACCGGATCGTGGAAGCCGCCGTCCGGGTCGCGGACAGCGAAGGGCTGGAGGCGCTCTCCATGCGCCGGGTCGCCGCCGAGCTGGGCACCGGCACCATGTCGCTGTACCGCTACGTCCCCGGCAAGGGCGAACTACTGGACCTGATGCTGGACCGCGTCCAGCGCCCCTCCGAGAACCCGGGCGACTTCGGCGACGGCACCTGGCGCTCCACCCTGGAGGCGCTGGCCCGCGCGACCCTCGCGCTCTACCGCGGCCACCCCTGGCTGCTGCACGTCAACCAGTCCCGCCCGCTCCTCGGCCCGAGCGCCCTGGACGGCATGGAGAAGATCCTCGCCCGGATCAAGCCGATGGGCCTGAGCGACCCGGAGACGGTCTCGGCCGTCATCATGATCGACGGCTACGTCGTGGGCGCCGCCCGCACCCAGCTGTACCAGCAGGAGGCGGAGCGCCGGACGGGCCTGACCGACACGGAGTTCTGGCAGGCGCAGACGCCCATGCTGGAGAAGGTCATGACGCCCGAACGCTTCCCGCTGCTGTCCGCCCTGCACGAGGACACGTGGGGTCCGGGCTTCGACCACTTCGAGTTCGGCCTGCAACGGATCCTGGACGGGCTGGAGGTGCTGGTCGCACAGCGCCGCGCGCAGGAGGACT